From the genome of Phycodurus eques isolate BA_2022a chromosome 22, UOR_Pequ_1.1, whole genome shotgun sequence, one region includes:
- the nrcama gene encoding neuronal cell adhesion molecule a isoform X5 produces MDFTVVHLIVGENTMRSSGSGAVLLMILLSHMTSALEVPLDLPQPPTITLQSPKDYIFDPRENIVIHCEAKGKPHPNFSWTRNGSHFDVEQDSKVLMKPSSGTLVIDISGEKAEAYEGTYQCTAHNDHGTAISNNIVIRQSRSPLWSKERLEAITVQMGVSLVLQCRPPAGLPPPVIFWMDNIFQRLPLDNRVSQALNGDLYFSNVLPEDNRNDYICYARFPYTQTIQQKQPISVTVLETNPTGERRPGFMTPLGASSTKMVLRGETLELECIAEGLPTPEMSWQKDGGELPTSRVSFLNYKKTLKILDVSEADAGDYTCTATNRLGTAHHNIKVNVKAAPFWISAPRNLILAPNETGILTCRVNGDPKPDINWFVNGVPIENAPEDHTRKVDADTVILSRVQSGSSAVYQCNASNEFGYLIANAFVSVLAEPPRVLTPPNQVYQVITNSLALLHCATFGSPIPTITWFKDSQISIKSEDPYVIHENGTLEINVAQSQNSGKYTCIATNNLGVKENHVFLEVKDPTRILKQPEYKVVQRGTSAVFECKVKHDPSLIPTMTWLKNSGELPDDERFEVDADSLTIKDVTDEDAGTYTCIMNTTLDRDSASATLTVVEKPDPPTDLELTDQTERSVQLTWIPGDEHNSPTQKFLIQYEDLLHEPSIWVNMTEVAGTRTTAQLDLSPYVYYSFRVLAKNQVGYSQPSQPSRQYRTNPAAPDENPSDVHGEGTEPGNLVISWKSLTGFQSNGPGLEYKVLWRQSDVDQDWSSKTVANSSHFVVSGVPVYVPYEIKVQALNDYGNGPEAEVVVGYSGEDLPLSATDGVLVMVHNSTVAQVHWEPVSSHSVRGKLKGYKVYYRRERGLHETEEEVDQEAQHQVLTFSGNQTEGRLPGLQPYSLYIIFIRVLNSKGEGPQSQEKQFETPEGVPGPPSFLNVLNPSLDSLTLEWGPPVNKNGRLTGYTLKYQPVSNTTEVGPVKVMDFLVNETTVTLDNLNSSVLYKFYLSAKTIKGAGANVTKEASAVMGTSPTQPPPHPTSPVTQSAHPPLHKAPSVGPVFGIVNTSVSEECALITWEYFGHHKNIYVEYMVENSKEDWKKESVNGSHSHILKGLKPGTSYRVRVVARDPAGPTLHTTSEEVVTVPAVPSRHVDIATQGWFIGLMCAIALLILVLLIVCFIKRNKGGKYPVKEKEEAHQDPEIQPMKEDDGTFGEYSDTEDHKPLKGSRTPSNGTVRRDESDDSLVDYGEGGDGQFNEDGSFIGQYSGKKEKDTHEGNESSEAPSPVNAMNSFV; encoded by the exons ATGGACTTCACCGTGGTCCACCTGATCGTGGGCGAGAATACCATGAGGTCCTCGGGTTCTGGAGCTGTTCTTCTCATGATCCTCTTGAGTCACATGACATCAGCGCTCGAAGTGCCCCTTGATC TGCCCCAGCCCCCGACTATTACGCTACAGTCACCGAAGGATTACATCTTTGACCCACGGGAGAACATCGTCATCCACTGTGAAGCCAAGGGGAAGCCCCACCCCAA CTTTTCTTGGACGAGGAATGGGAGCCATTTTGATGTGGAGCAAGACTCTAAAGTTCTCATGAAGCCTAGTTCGGGAACTCTGGTCATTGACATCAGTGGGGAAAAAGCCGAGGCCTACGAGGGGACTTACCAGTGCACGGCCCACAATGATCACGGCACGGCTATCTCCAACAACATTGTCATCAGACAGTCCA GGTCCCCCTTGTGGTCGAAAGAAAGACTTGAGGCCATCACAGTGCAGATGGGGGTCTCGCTGGTGCTGCAGTGCCGACCCCCGGCAGGGCTGCCCCCTCCCGTTATATTTTGGATGGATAACA TTTTCCAGAGACTGCCGCTGGACAATCGAGTGTCCCAGGCCCTGAACGGAGACTTGTACTTTTCCAATGTCCTCCCGGAGGACAACAGGAATGACTACATCTGCTATGCCCGCTTCCCTTATACACAGACCATCCAGCAGAAGCAGCCCATCTCCGTCACCGTGCTGGAGA CCAACCCGACGGGGGAGCGGCGTCCTGGTTTTATGACGCCTCTGGGCGCCTCCAGCACCAAGATGGTCCTGCGAGGGGAGACTCTCGAACTGGAATGCATCGCCGAAGGCTT GCCCACTCCGGAGATGTCTTGGCAGAAAGACGGAGGAGAGCTGCCGACCAGTAGGGTGTCGTTCCTCAACTACAAGAAAACCCTGAAGATTTTGGACGTAAGCGAAGCCGACGCCGGCGACTACACCTGCACGGCCACCAACCGCCTGGGCACGGCACACCACAACATCAAGGTCAATGTCAAAG CTGCTCCGTTCTGGATCAGCGCTCCCAGGAACCTGATCCTCGCCCCAAATGAGACTGGCATCCTGACTTGCAGAGTCAATGGAGACCCCAAGCCGGATATAAATTGGTTTGTCAATGGAGTTCCCATAGAAA ATGCTCCTGAAGACCACACCCGCAAGGTGGATGCCGACACAGTGATTCTTAGCCGTGTGCAGTCTGGGTCCAGTGCCGTTTATCAGTGCAACGCCTCCAATGAATTTGGCTACCTGATCGCCAACGCGTTTGTCAGTGTGCTCG CTGAGCCCCCGAGGGTGCTCACTCCCCCCAACCAAGTGTACCAGGTCATCACCAATAGCCTTGCTTTACTACACTGCGCCACTTTCGGCTCACCGATACCAACCATTACatg GTTCAAAGACAGTCAGATCAGTATTAAGAGTGAGGACCCCTATGTGATCCACGAGAATGGTACTTTGGAGATCAATGTGGCCCAGTCGCAAAACAGCGGGAAGTACACGTGCATTGCCACCAACAACCTGGGCGTCAAGGAGAACCATGTCTTCCTGGAGGTTAAAGACCCCACACGCATCCTGAAGCAGCCGGAATACAAGGTGGTACAGCGAGGCACGAGCGCCGTGTTCGAATGCAAAGTCAAACACGACCCATCCCTCATCCCCACCATGACCTGGCTCAAAAACAGCGGCGAACTGCCCGACGACGAGAG GTTTGAGGTGGACGCCGACAGTTTGACCATCAAAGACGTGACGGATGAAGATGCGGGCACTTACACGTGCATCATGAACACTACCCTGGACCGGGACTCCGCCAGTGCCACGCTTACTGTCGTCG AGAAACCTGACCCGCCCACTGATCTGGAACTCACTGACCAGACCGAGCGGAGTGTTCAGCTCACTTGGATCCCTGGCGATGAACACAACAGTCCCACacaaa AGTTTTTGATCCAGTACGAGGATTTGCTGCACGAGCCCAGCATCTGGGTCAACATGACAGAGGTTGCTGGTACGAGGACCACGGCGCAACTAGACCTCTCGCCGTATGTCTACTACTCCTTCCGGGTTCTGGCAAAGAATCAGGTGGGCTACAGCCAACCCAGCCAGCCGTCGCGCCAGTACAGAACCAACCCAGCAG CCCCTGATGAGAATCCTTCAGATGTTCATGGAGAAGGAACAGAACCTGGCAACCTTGTCATCTCCTGGAAA TCGCTCACAGGATTCCAGTCAAATGGGCCCGGTTTGGAGTACAAGGTGCTGTGGAGACAGAGTGATGTGGATCAAGATTGGTCCTCCAAGACGGTGGCCAACTCTTCACATTTTGTCGTGTCCGGAGTTCCAGTCTACGTACCCTACGAGATTAAAGTTCAGGCTTTGAACGACTATGGCAACGGGCCGGAGGCCGAAGTCGTCGTCGGTTACTCCGGGGAAGACT TGCCTTTGTCCGCCACCGATGGCGTCCTGGTCATGGTTCACAACAGCACCGTGGCACAAGTGCACTGGGAGCCGGTGTCTTCTCACTCAGTCCGTGGGAAACTAAAGGGCTACAAG GTATACTACCGTCGCGAACGAGGCTTGCATGAGACTGAGGAGGAAGTGGATCAAGAGGCACAACACCAAGTTCTGACCTTCAGTGGGAACCAGACCGAGGGACGTCTGCCGGGCCTCCAGCCGTACAGCCTCTACATCATCTTCATCAGGGTCTTGAATAGCAAAGGAGAAGGTCCTCAGAGTCAGGAGAAGCAATTTGAGACACCCGAGGGAG TTCCAGGACCACCTTCTTTTCTAAACGTCTTGAATCCCAGTTTGGACTCTCTTACTCTGGAATGGGGCCCACCAGTGAACAAAAACGGACGCCTTACTGGATACACGCTTAAATACCAGCCAG TCAGTAATACCACCGAAGTGGGGCCGGTCAAGGTCATGGATTTTCTGGTCAACGAGACCACCGTGACGCTGGACAATTTGAACTCCAGCGTGCTCTACAAGTTCTACCTGAGCGCAAAGACCATCAAAGGCGCTGGCGCCAACGTCACCAAAGAGGCCTCCGCCGTCAtgggaacaa GCCCCACACAGCCCCCTCCTCACCCAACCTCCCCCGTCACTCAGTCTGCGCACCCCCCGCTTCACAAGG CGCCCTCTGTAGGCCCCGTGTTTGGCATCGTGAACACATCAGTGTCGGAGGAATGCGCGCTGATCACTTGGGAATACTTTGGACACCATAAGAATATTTATGTGGAATACATGGTAGAAAACA GTAAAGAGGACTGGAAAAAGGAGTCGGTAAACGGCTCTCACTCGCATATTTTAAAAGGGTTAAAGCCAGGGACGTCCTATAGGGTGCGTGTGGTAGCTCGAGACCCGGCCGGGCCGACGCTCCACACCACAAGTGAAGAGGTGGTTACAGTGCCAG CCGTGCCCAGTCGGCATGTGGACATCGCCACCCAAGGCTGGTTCATTGGGCTGATGTGCGCCATCGCTCTGCTTATCCTGGTGCTCCTCATCGTCTGCTTCATCAAGAGGAACAAGGGTGGGAAATATCCAG tgaaagagaaagaagaagcacACCAAGACCCAGAGATCCAACCCATGAAGGAGGACGATGGCACATTTGGAGAATACAG TGACACCGAGGACCACAAGCCGCTGAAGGGCAGCCGGACGCCGTCCAACGGCACGGTGCGGCGTGACGAGAGCGACGACAGCCTGGTGGACTACGGGGAGGGCGGGGACGGCCAGTTCAACGAGGACGGCTCCTTCATCGGCCAGTACAGCGGCAAGAAGGAAAAGGACACGCACGAGGGCAACGAGAGCTCAGAGGCCCCGTCGCCCGTCAACGCCATGAACTCCTTTGTCTGA
- the nrcama gene encoding neuronal cell adhesion molecule a isoform X4: MDFTVVHLIVGENTMRSSGSGAVLLMILLSHMTSALEVPLDLPQPPTITLQSPKDYIFDPRENIVIHCEAKGKPHPNFSWTRNGSHFDVEQDSKVLMKPSSGTLVIDISGEKAEAYEGTYQCTAHNDHGTAISNNIVIRQSRSPLWSKERLEAITVQMGVSLVLQCRPPAGLPPPVIFWMDNIFQRLPLDNRVSQALNGDLYFSNVLPEDNRNDYICYARFPYTQTIQQKQPISVTVLEMDTMNDTSLYNVTNFSANPTGERRPGFMTPLGASSTKMVLRGETLELECIAEGLPTPEMSWQKDGGELPTSRVSFLNYKKTLKILDVSEADAGDYTCTATNRLGTAHHNIKVNVKAAPFWISAPRNLILAPNETGILTCRVNGDPKPDINWFVNGVPIENAPEDHTRKVDADTVILSRVQSGSSAVYQCNASNEFGYLIANAFVSVLAEPPRVLTPPNQVYQVITNSLALLHCATFGSPIPTITWFKDSQISIKSEDPYVIHENGTLEINVAQSQNSGKYTCIATNNLGVKENHVFLEVKDPTRILKQPEYKVVQRGTSAVFECKVKHDPSLIPTMTWLKNSGELPDDERFEVDADSLTIKDVTDEDAGTYTCIMNTTLDRDSASATLTVVEATPTPAIVYEKPDPPTDLELTDQTERSVQLTWIPGDEHNSPTQKFLIQYEDLLHEPSIWVNMTEVAGTRTTAQLDLSPYVYYSFRVLAKNQVGYSQPSQPSRQYRTNPAAPDENPSDVHGEGTEPGNLVISWKSLTGFQSNGPGLEYKVLWRQSDVDQDWSSKTVANSSHFVVSGVPVYVPYEIKVQALNDYGNGPEAEVVVGYSGEDLPLSATDGVLVMVHNSTVAQVHWEPVSSHSVRGKLKGYKVYYRRERGLHETEEEVDQEAQHQVLTFSGNQTEGRLPGLQPYSLYIIFIRVLNSKGEGPQSQEKQFETPEGVPGPPSFLNVLNPSLDSLTLEWGPPVNKNGRLTGYTLKYQPVSNTTEVGPVKVMDFLVNETTVTLDNLNSSVLYKFYLSAKTIKGAGANVTKEASAVMGTTPSVGPVFGIVNTSVSEECALITWEYFGHHKNIYVEYMVENSKEDWKKESVNGSHSHILKGLKPGTSYRVRVVARDPAGPTLHTTSEEVVTVPAVPSRHVDIATQGWFIGLMCAIALLILVLLIVCFIKRNKGGKYPVKEKEEAHQDPEIQPMKEDDGTFGEYSDTEDHKPLKGSRTPSNGTVRRDESDDSLVDYGEGGDGQFNEDGSFIGQYSGKKEKDTHEGNESSEAPSPVNAMNSFV, from the exons ATGGACTTCACCGTGGTCCACCTGATCGTGGGCGAGAATACCATGAGGTCCTCGGGTTCTGGAGCTGTTCTTCTCATGATCCTCTTGAGTCACATGACATCAGCGCTCGAAGTGCCCCTTGATC TGCCCCAGCCCCCGACTATTACGCTACAGTCACCGAAGGATTACATCTTTGACCCACGGGAGAACATCGTCATCCACTGTGAAGCCAAGGGGAAGCCCCACCCCAA CTTTTCTTGGACGAGGAATGGGAGCCATTTTGATGTGGAGCAAGACTCTAAAGTTCTCATGAAGCCTAGTTCGGGAACTCTGGTCATTGACATCAGTGGGGAAAAAGCCGAGGCCTACGAGGGGACTTACCAGTGCACGGCCCACAATGATCACGGCACGGCTATCTCCAACAACATTGTCATCAGACAGTCCA GGTCCCCCTTGTGGTCGAAAGAAAGACTTGAGGCCATCACAGTGCAGATGGGGGTCTCGCTGGTGCTGCAGTGCCGACCCCCGGCAGGGCTGCCCCCTCCCGTTATATTTTGGATGGATAACA TTTTCCAGAGACTGCCGCTGGACAATCGAGTGTCCCAGGCCCTGAACGGAGACTTGTACTTTTCCAATGTCCTCCCGGAGGACAACAGGAATGACTACATCTGCTATGCCCGCTTCCCTTATACACAGACCATCCAGCAGAAGCAGCCCATCTCCGTCACCGTGCTGGAGA TGGATACAATGAATGACACCTCTTTATACAATGTCACTAACTTTAGTG CCAACCCGACGGGGGAGCGGCGTCCTGGTTTTATGACGCCTCTGGGCGCCTCCAGCACCAAGATGGTCCTGCGAGGGGAGACTCTCGAACTGGAATGCATCGCCGAAGGCTT GCCCACTCCGGAGATGTCTTGGCAGAAAGACGGAGGAGAGCTGCCGACCAGTAGGGTGTCGTTCCTCAACTACAAGAAAACCCTGAAGATTTTGGACGTAAGCGAAGCCGACGCCGGCGACTACACCTGCACGGCCACCAACCGCCTGGGCACGGCACACCACAACATCAAGGTCAATGTCAAAG CTGCTCCGTTCTGGATCAGCGCTCCCAGGAACCTGATCCTCGCCCCAAATGAGACTGGCATCCTGACTTGCAGAGTCAATGGAGACCCCAAGCCGGATATAAATTGGTTTGTCAATGGAGTTCCCATAGAAA ATGCTCCTGAAGACCACACCCGCAAGGTGGATGCCGACACAGTGATTCTTAGCCGTGTGCAGTCTGGGTCCAGTGCCGTTTATCAGTGCAACGCCTCCAATGAATTTGGCTACCTGATCGCCAACGCGTTTGTCAGTGTGCTCG CTGAGCCCCCGAGGGTGCTCACTCCCCCCAACCAAGTGTACCAGGTCATCACCAATAGCCTTGCTTTACTACACTGCGCCACTTTCGGCTCACCGATACCAACCATTACatg GTTCAAAGACAGTCAGATCAGTATTAAGAGTGAGGACCCCTATGTGATCCACGAGAATGGTACTTTGGAGATCAATGTGGCCCAGTCGCAAAACAGCGGGAAGTACACGTGCATTGCCACCAACAACCTGGGCGTCAAGGAGAACCATGTCTTCCTGGAGGTTAAAGACCCCACACGCATCCTGAAGCAGCCGGAATACAAGGTGGTACAGCGAGGCACGAGCGCCGTGTTCGAATGCAAAGTCAAACACGACCCATCCCTCATCCCCACCATGACCTGGCTCAAAAACAGCGGCGAACTGCCCGACGACGAGAG GTTTGAGGTGGACGCCGACAGTTTGACCATCAAAGACGTGACGGATGAAGATGCGGGCACTTACACGTGCATCATGAACACTACCCTGGACCGGGACTCCGCCAGTGCCACGCTTACTGTCGTCG AGGCTACTCCTACGCCAGCTATTGTCTACG AGAAACCTGACCCGCCCACTGATCTGGAACTCACTGACCAGACCGAGCGGAGTGTTCAGCTCACTTGGATCCCTGGCGATGAACACAACAGTCCCACacaaa AGTTTTTGATCCAGTACGAGGATTTGCTGCACGAGCCCAGCATCTGGGTCAACATGACAGAGGTTGCTGGTACGAGGACCACGGCGCAACTAGACCTCTCGCCGTATGTCTACTACTCCTTCCGGGTTCTGGCAAAGAATCAGGTGGGCTACAGCCAACCCAGCCAGCCGTCGCGCCAGTACAGAACCAACCCAGCAG CCCCTGATGAGAATCCTTCAGATGTTCATGGAGAAGGAACAGAACCTGGCAACCTTGTCATCTCCTGGAAA TCGCTCACAGGATTCCAGTCAAATGGGCCCGGTTTGGAGTACAAGGTGCTGTGGAGACAGAGTGATGTGGATCAAGATTGGTCCTCCAAGACGGTGGCCAACTCTTCACATTTTGTCGTGTCCGGAGTTCCAGTCTACGTACCCTACGAGATTAAAGTTCAGGCTTTGAACGACTATGGCAACGGGCCGGAGGCCGAAGTCGTCGTCGGTTACTCCGGGGAAGACT TGCCTTTGTCCGCCACCGATGGCGTCCTGGTCATGGTTCACAACAGCACCGTGGCACAAGTGCACTGGGAGCCGGTGTCTTCTCACTCAGTCCGTGGGAAACTAAAGGGCTACAAG GTATACTACCGTCGCGAACGAGGCTTGCATGAGACTGAGGAGGAAGTGGATCAAGAGGCACAACACCAAGTTCTGACCTTCAGTGGGAACCAGACCGAGGGACGTCTGCCGGGCCTCCAGCCGTACAGCCTCTACATCATCTTCATCAGGGTCTTGAATAGCAAAGGAGAAGGTCCTCAGAGTCAGGAGAAGCAATTTGAGACACCCGAGGGAG TTCCAGGACCACCTTCTTTTCTAAACGTCTTGAATCCCAGTTTGGACTCTCTTACTCTGGAATGGGGCCCACCAGTGAACAAAAACGGACGCCTTACTGGATACACGCTTAAATACCAGCCAG TCAGTAATACCACCGAAGTGGGGCCGGTCAAGGTCATGGATTTTCTGGTCAACGAGACCACCGTGACGCTGGACAATTTGAACTCCAGCGTGCTCTACAAGTTCTACCTGAGCGCAAAGACCATCAAAGGCGCTGGCGCCAACGTCACCAAAGAGGCCTCCGCCGTCAtgggaacaa CGCCCTCTGTAGGCCCCGTGTTTGGCATCGTGAACACATCAGTGTCGGAGGAATGCGCGCTGATCACTTGGGAATACTTTGGACACCATAAGAATATTTATGTGGAATACATGGTAGAAAACA GTAAAGAGGACTGGAAAAAGGAGTCGGTAAACGGCTCTCACTCGCATATTTTAAAAGGGTTAAAGCCAGGGACGTCCTATAGGGTGCGTGTGGTAGCTCGAGACCCGGCCGGGCCGACGCTCCACACCACAAGTGAAGAGGTGGTTACAGTGCCAG CCGTGCCCAGTCGGCATGTGGACATCGCCACCCAAGGCTGGTTCATTGGGCTGATGTGCGCCATCGCTCTGCTTATCCTGGTGCTCCTCATCGTCTGCTTCATCAAGAGGAACAAGGGTGGGAAATATCCAG tgaaagagaaagaagaagcacACCAAGACCCAGAGATCCAACCCATGAAGGAGGACGATGGCACATTTGGAGAATACAG TGACACCGAGGACCACAAGCCGCTGAAGGGCAGCCGGACGCCGTCCAACGGCACGGTGCGGCGTGACGAGAGCGACGACAGCCTGGTGGACTACGGGGAGGGCGGGGACGGCCAGTTCAACGAGGACGGCTCCTTCATCGGCCAGTACAGCGGCAAGAAGGAAAAGGACACGCACGAGGGCAACGAGAGCTCAGAGGCCCCGTCGCCCGTCAACGCCATGAACTCCTTTGTCTGA